NNNNNNNNNNNNNNNNNNNNNNNNNNNNNNNNNNNNNNNNNNNNNNNNNNNNNNNNNNNNNNNNNNNNNNNNNNNNNNNNNNNNNNNNNNNNNNNNNNNNNNNNNNNNNNNNNNNNNNNNNNNNNNNNNNNNNNNNNNNNNNNNNNNNNNNNNNNNNNNNNNNNNNNNNNNNNNNNNNNNNNNNNNNNNNNNNNNNNNNNNNNNNNNNNNNNNNNNNNNNNNNNNNNNNNNNNNNNNNNNNNNNNNNNNNNNNNNNNNNNNNNNNNNNNNNNNNNNNNNNNNNNNNNNNNNNNNNNNNNNNNNNNNNNNNNNNNNNNNNNNNNNNNNNNNNNNNNNNNNNNNNNNNNNNNNNNNNNNNNNNNNNNNNNNNNNNNNNNNNNNNNNNNNNNNNNNNNNNNNNNNNNNNNNNNNNNNNNNNNNNNNNNNNNNNNNNNNNNNNNNNNNNNNNNNNNNNNNNNNNNNNNNNNNNNNNNNNNNNNNNNNNNNNNNNNNNNNNNNNNNNNNNNNNNNNNNNNNNNNNNNNNNNNNNNNNNNNNNNNNNNNNNNNNNNNNNNNNNNNNNNNNNNNNNNNNNNNNNNNNNNNNNNNNNNNNNNNNNNNNNNNNNNNNNNNNNNNNNNNNNNNNNNNNNNNNNNNNNNNNNNNNNNNNNNNNNNNNNNNNNNNNNNNNNNNNNNNNNNNNNNNNNNNNNNNNNNNNNNNNNNNNNNNNNNNNNNNNNNNNNNNNNNNNNNNNNNNNNNNNNNNNNNNNNNNNNNNNNNNNNNNNNNNNNNNNNNNNNNNNNNNNNNNNNNNNNNNNNNNNNNNNNNNNNNNNNNNNNNNNNNNNNNNNNNNNNNNNNNNNNNNNNNNNNNNNNNNNNNNNNNNNNNNNNNNNNNNNNNNNNNNNNNNNNNNNNNNNNNNNNNNNNNNNNNNNNNNNNNNNNNNNNNNNNNNNNNNNNNNNNNNNNNNNNNNNNNNNNNNNNNNNNNNNNNNNNNNNNNNNNNNNNNNNNNNNNNNNNNNNNNNNNNNNNNNNNNNNNNNNNNNNNNNNNNNNNNNNNNNNNNNNNNNNNNNNNNNNNNNNNNNNNNNNNNNNNNNNNNNNNNNNNNNNNNNNNNNNNNNNNNNNNNNNNNNNNNNNNNNNNNNNNNNNNNNNNNNCTGGCCAATCGGGAACGGCACGGGGGCGGGCTCGCTCGGCGCGAAGTTCGGGCCCGGGAATTCCGAAGGAGGGGTAGGCGCTGCCCGCGCGCAGAGGCCGCGCCCCTCCTGGCCCCGGCTTCTTGGCTGTCAAACAGATGCAGCAACGTCGGCTCCTGCCGAGGAGCCCAAGGGGTCCCGGGATCCGCCGCACAGGCTGGCACTGCTTGAAGAGGAGGCTACTCGGAGACTGCGCCGCGCGGGTAGATCCGAAACGGGGCTGGGGCGGAGTGGGAAAAGGCCGGGTATGCCTTGCATGATCGCGGGGAGCTCCTTCCTGTTTTTATCCCACCTAGAGAAGCCGGGAAGTAGGGGTTTAGGTCCAATTTGTTGGAGTACTTAAGGACTCGTTTGCACTTTCTTTTGGGGGATGACAGTGGATTCATTGCCCTCGGAGGTTCAACCAGTTATGAGTGAGGGATTGGCCAGAAGATCGGGGCGCAGGCAAGCAGGAGTGCTCTATTAGGATAAGCAAGTTTGACAGGAAGAAGCTACTCTTCTCCGAATTACACAGAGGTGATGTGTTCGTATTGCACGTAGACGTGTGTATAACAGGACCTCCTTCCCCGCGCCCCGCCACCCCGACACACACAGGAGCTGCCTAAAGTATCCTTGCCTTGCAGATTGGAGGCTCCCCAAATATTTTGCGATCTGAGGATCCAGCTCAAGTGAGGTGCCATAGGACGTGTTCCTGAGTTTGCATTGCACGGAGACCTTcctggaatttttcatttgcaAGTCGGCTTAACCAATTTTGCATTGAGTCCTAGGCTGCTTGCACTCTGAATTTGGGCTATTCAGGTAGTGTGCTCAAAGTTGAAACCGCATACAGCACAACTCAAGTTTGCATCAGACTGGGAAGCGAACTTAAGCCAGCGGTGCGTGGCCCAGGAGTGGGAAAGGAAATGGATGCCTGAAGTGGAAGAGGTGGTGCAGAGGGGGCACCGCCCATGCTGCCCTGCTTCCAACTGCTGCGCATAGGGGGCGGCAGGGGCGGTGATCTCTACACCTTCCACCCCCCCGCCGGGGCTGGCTGCACCTATCGCTTGGGCCACAGGGCCGACCTGTGTGATGTGGCCCTGCGGCCCCAGCAGGAGCCTGGCCTCATCTCTGGGATCCACGCCGAACTGCATGCCGAGCCCCGGGGTGATGACTGGAGGGTCAGCCTGGAAGACCACAGCAGCCAAGGTGAGCATTAAGCAGGGCAGCTTTGCCCCTGGGTGGTTGAAGCGCCAGGCTGGAATGAGTAAGGTCTCCACAAGACCCTGCTGCCTGCCTCCCATACTCCCATCAGATTGGATGGATGGTCGTGGTCCAGACCTTCATCTTCCCACCAGAAGTGTGCACAGTCAGAAGCTCTCTGCCAGACTGACCCTTTTTGGTCCCGTTTAGCTCATACAGGACCTGGGATATCATCAGAAAGATATCACAGTGGGGATGTTCTGAGGCCACTAGAGGCCAAGTTTAGACTTGATTCAGTTTCCAGCTTTGCTGAGGCACTCTGTTCCTGGGTTAGGGCAGTTCTATgttgaataatgtttttaataatcTGGGCATGTCTTTCTCCGTGACTTGAGGCAGTTAGCCTCAGAAAGCCTAGATTCACATTTGAGTTTTGCCACTGCCTCTTGGTAAAGTCAGCTGTAGGAGTGTTATGGTTATTAGACTATAGTAGCCAACATTCATCTAGTGCTTACTGTTATGAGCCAGGCCCTATTTTAAGTGTATTGAATGTAGGTGGTACTAATATTATCCTCATTTACAGtaaaggaaaatgaggcacaaagaggttaaggaacttgtccagggctgggcatggtggtttacacctataatccagcactttgggaggctaaggcagggtggatcacttgagctcaggagttcgagaccagcctgggcaacatggtgaaaacctgtctctaccaaaaaattaattaatttttttaaaaaagcctgggcgcggtggctcacgcctgtaatcccagcactttgggaggccgagatgggcagatcacgaggtcaggagttcaagaccatcctgaccaacatgttgaaaccccatctgtgctgaaaaaaaaatacaaaaattagccaggtgtggtggcgtgcacttgtaaccccagctactcaggaggctgaagcagcagaatcacttgaacccgggaggcggaggttgcagtgagctgagatcgcaccactgcactccagcttgggcgacagagcgagactccatctcaaacaaacaaacaaaccaaaagcttgcccagggtcacataactggtaagtggtagagctaggaTCTGAACGAGCTGGAGCTGGGGGAGAGTGAGCATGTTTGAAAACTGGACCTtagggcggggcacggtggctcacacctgtaatcccagcactttgggaggctgaggcgggcagatcaggaggtcaggagtatgagaccagcctggccaacatggtaaaaccctgtctctgctaaaaataaaaaaattagccagacgtggtggcacatgcctgtaatcccagctactcaggaggctgaggcaggagaattgcttgaacctgggaggcggagtgcagtgagctgagattgcactactgcactccagcttgggcaatagagcaaaactccatctcaaaaaaaaaaaaaaagaaagaaagaaaaaaaaagaagaaagaaagaaaattggaccTTAGGACAGTGAGGGCAGGGATCCTTTGTAGGAAAGCACAAGAAACACAGACTTGTTCCTAGCTGACAAGGAGTGTACTGCCTGGTACCTGTCACCTGCTGAGGGGCTTAGGATGTGAGGGAGAATCTGACTACAGTTTCATATTCTTCCCCAGAAATCATACAGATTTCTCCACTCCTGACTCTGgtcatttctgtttttgtccTCCATATTTGCCTGGTGCCCCACCATCAACAGGTACTTTGGTCAATAATGTCCGACTCCCAAGAGGTCACAGGCTGGAATTGAGTGATGGAGACCTCCTGACCTTTGGCCCTGAAGGGCCCCCAGGAACCAGCCCCTCGGAGTTCTACTTCATGTTCCAACAAGTACGAGTCAAGCCTCAGGACTTTGCTGCCATTACCATCCCACGGTCTAGGGGAGAAGCCCGGGTTGGGGCTGGTTTCCGGCCTATGCTGCCCTCCCAGGGGGCTCCACAGCGGCCTCTCAGCACCTTCTCCCCTGCCCCCAAGGCCACACTGATCCTAAACTCCATAGGCAGCCTCAGCAAGCTCCGGCCCCAGCCCCTCACCTTCTCCCCTAGTTGGGGTGGACCAAAGAGCCTGCCTGTTCCCGCCCCACCTGGGGAAGTGGGGACCACGCCTTCTGCTCCACCCCAACGCAATCGGAGGAAATCTGTTCACCGAGTGTTGGCGGAACTGGATGATGAGAGTGAGCCTCCTGAGAACCCGCCACCGGTCCTTATGGAGCCCAGGAAGAAACTCCGTGTAGACAAAGCCCCACTGACTCCCACTGGGTAAGTGGAGTCCTCACTTGGCCCTCTCAGTGTTTTACTGCTTTTCGATTCCTTGTATCCCTAGGCTGTGAGGAGGTCCCCCTGCCTGGGGGGATGGGCACGGGAGGTGGAATAGATGGAATGGCAAGACCTGGGTTAGCTCtgataggaaaagaaaaatatgtgcagGAGAACATgagaggtggggtggggcagtGCTTATAAAACAACCGGAGTGAGCATGTCCTGCTTTTTACGTTCATATGGCTTTAACCCCATTCTTCTAGTGCCTAAGGATGGGGAACTTTCAGGCTCACACTAGAGGTTTTTAGGCCCACCCTATGTGTTTTTAAGGACAGAGTCCAGGCTCACCTTAGTTCTCAGACCACTGTGCCTCTGTGGCCTCACCCTATGACCAGCCATAGGGTGGCAAGGTCTAGGCCTTCTCCTACAGGTTTCCGGTGACCCTTGTGTCTGTGTCACTTCCTTCAGAAATCGACGTGGCCGTCCTCGGAAGTACCCAGTGAGCGCTCCCATGGCTCCCCCTGCAGTTGGGGGCGGGGAGCCCTGTGCAGCTCCTTGTTGCTGCCTGCCCCAGGAAGAGACAGTGGCCTGGGTTCAGTGTGATGGCTGTGACGTCTGGTTCCATGTGGCCTGTGTTGGCTGCAGCATCCAGGCTGCCAGGGAGGCCGACTTCCGATGCCCAGGGTGCCGGGCTGGCATTCAGACCTAAGGTCCACCGCCAAGGCACCATCGGACACACCTGCCCATGAGTAGACACAGCAGCGAGCAAATAGGTCTGATAAATaccccccttcccttccctccccaggaGGGAATGACTACAGGGAAGAAGGATGGATTGATGTGGACTCATTCAGGGCCTGGAGCAGACCCTGGTGGCCAAGACAGAAGAGATGGTTTCCTGCCAAAGATATTGCCACCTCCAGGAAATTGCCAGTGAGCTGGAAGTTCCCACTATTACAAGCCATAAGGCCATG
This Homo sapiens chromosome 6 genomic scaffold, GRCh38.p14 alternate locus group ALT_REF_LOCI_7 HSCHR6_MHC_SSTO_CTG1 DNA region includes the following protein-coding sequences:
- the TCF19 gene encoding transcription factor 19 isoform 2 (isoform 2 is encoded by transcript variant 9; The RefSeq protein has 1 substitution compared to this genomic sequence), giving the protein MLPCFQLLRIGGGRGGDLYTFHPPAGAGCTYRLGHRADLCDVALRPQQEPGLISGIHAELHAEPRGDDWRVSLEDHSSQGTLVNNVRLPRGHRLELSDGDLLTFGPEGPPGTSPSEFYFMFQQVRVKPQDFAAITIPRSRGEARVGAGFRPMLPSQGAPQRPLSTFSPAPKATLILNSIGSLSKLRPQPLTFSPSWGGPKSLPVPAPPGEMGTTPSAPPQRNRRKSVHRVLAELDDESEPPENPPPVLMEPRKKLRVDKAPLTPTGRE
- the TCF19 gene encoding transcription factor 19 isoform X6; this translates as MLPCFQLLRIGGGRGGDLYTFHPPAGAGCTYRLGHRADLCDVALRPQQEPGLISGIHAELHAEPRGDDWRVSLEDHSSQGTLVNNVRLPRGHRLELSDGDLLTFGPEGPPGTSPSEFYFMFQQAASASSGPSPSPSPLVGVDQRACLFPPHLGKWGPRLLLHPNAIGGNLFTECWRNWMMRVSLLRTRHRSLWSPGRNSV
- the TCF19 gene encoding transcription factor 19 isoform 1 (isoform 1 is encoded by transcript variant 4; The RefSeq protein has 1 substitution compared to this genomic sequence), yielding MLPCFQLLRIGGGRGGDLYTFHPPAGAGCTYRLGHRADLCDVALRPQQEPGLISGIHAELHAEPRGDDWRVSLEDHSSQGTLVNNVRLPRGHRLELSDGDLLTFGPEGPPGTSPSEFYFMFQQVRVKPQDFAAITIPRSRGEARVGAGFRPMLPSQGAPQRPLSTFSPAPKATLILNSIGSLSKLRPQPLTFSPSWGGPKSLPVPAPPGEMGTTPSAPPQRNRRKSVHRVLAELDDESEPPENPPPVLMEPRKKLRVDKAPLTPTGNRRGRPRKYPVSAPMAPPAVGGGEPCAAPCCCLPQEETVAWVQCDGCDVWFHVACVGCSIQAAREADFRCPGCRAGIQT
- the TCF19 gene encoding transcription factor 19 isoform 3 (isoform 3 is encoded by transcript variant 12; The RefSeq protein has 1 substitution compared to this genomic sequence); translation: MLPCFQLLRIGGGRGGDLYTFHPPAGAGCTYRLGHRADLCDVALRPQQEPGLISGIHAELHAEPRGDDWRVSLEDHSSQGTLVNNVRLPRGHRLELSDGDLLTFGPEGPPGTSPSEFYFMFQQAASASSGPSPSPSPLVGVDQRACLFPPHLGKWGPRLLLHHNAIGGNLFTECWRNWMMRVSLLRTRHRSLWSPGRNSV